In the Penaeus monodon isolate SGIC_2016 unplaced genomic scaffold, NSTDA_Pmon_1 PmonScaffold_6358, whole genome shotgun sequence genome, one interval contains:
- the LOC119571457 gene encoding leucine-rich repeat extensin-like protein 5, whose translation MTRGLVAFFAPLGRSGGGVSGGDWQWTQGGFLPQDPAQVTIDVCIALPSNAVPSRSASPRPHRRYGVKSSFRLAPAGFAALRCAKSPRKQERPTLTNSCSPTGFWVLHSYKCPAFTRGTLGPYWGIDPDLDSVLGARGSRQPNTFTAQTPGNRGTSSPRTLTSSSKGRHTLFLRQPPPALEAHNAPLKTQSPWWSESIGPNIGRMVFPPCPLSGGGFPLLSPPPHRAVRRHFPKSGPREPRTGAAGYDSYQRLPNPRQLGQCHPPTIRFLSGPDIPRPGGGARKRGFKASPPGPGQMPAFKFGGNMPPGQLPLVLSGLPHECRGPRAFCRTPGCDTAAAPGVFPPGPPGRPSKSHSGSVSRTCSSRFNVLNPVTPPFLPSLPPRPETPPLEDNTGGTTCHTADTAYNRATKVIGPREPRGLPGAAPPASSVVPPLPATPPSHVFP comes from the exons ATGACGCgcgggct CGTGGCTTTTTTTGCTCCGCTGGGGCGCTCTGGAGggggtgtgagcggaggagatTGGCAGTGGACCCAAGGGGGATTCCTGCCCCAAGACCCGGCTCAGGTCACCATTGACGTTTGCATCGCCCTTCCGTCAAATGCCgtcccatctcggtcagcgtcgccccgtcctcatcgccgctatggGGTAAAGTCATCTTTTCGTCTGGCCCCCGCAGGTTttgcggcgctccggtgcgccaagtcccccAGGAAGCAGGAAAGGCCCACACTAACCAACTCCTGCTCCCCGACGGGCTTCTGGGTGCTCCATTCCTACAAATGCCCAGCTTTCACCCGCGGGACTTTAGGTCCTTATTGGGGAA TCGACCCGGATTTAGACTCTGTCCTTGGGGCAAGGGGCAGTCGCCAGCCAAATACTTTCACAGCCCAAACCCCTGGAAACAGGGGGACATCTTCACCGCGCACCCTCACCAGTTCCTCCAAAGGTCGACACACGCTTtttctgcgtcag CCTCCCCCGGCCCTTGAGGCACACAATGCCCCCCTTAAAACACAGTCTCCGTGGTGGTCGGAATCCATAGGGCCAAATATAGGCCGCATGGTCTTTCCCCCGTGTCCCCTGTCAGGGGGTGGCTTCCCCTTACTGAGCCCCCCACCGCATCGTGCGGTTCGACGGCACtttcccaagtcggggccccgggAACCAAGGACGGGgg ccgcagggtacgactccTACCAGCGCCTCCCAAAcccgcgccagctgggacagtgtcacCCACCCACGATCCGCTTCttaagtgggcccgatatacctcggcctggtgggggTGCCCGAAAAAGGGGTTTCAAAGCCTCGCCACCTGGG CCTGGGCAGATGCCCGCattcaaatttgggggaaatatgCCTCCCGGCCAacttcccctcgtactcagcgGTTTGCCCCACGAATGTCGGGGGccgaggg ccttctgcaggACCCCTGGCTGCGACACCGCTGctgccccgggggttttcccgcccgGACCCCCCGGCAGACCCAGTAAATCGCACTCTGGATCTGTTTCCAGAACCTGTTCCTCTCGCTTCAACGTTTTAAAccccgtgacgccgcctttcctcccttcacttccccccagGCCCGAAACCCCGCccttaga GGACAATACGGGGGGAACCACATGTCACACTGCCGATaccgcttataacagggcaacaaaagtTATAGGTCCAAGGGAACCACGAGGTcttccaggagcagcaccccccGCGTCTtcggttgttcctccgctccccgctaCACCCCCCTcgcatgttttcccag